DNA from Evansella sp. LMS18:
TGGAGAAGGGGATCCCGCCTGAAAATGGAGTCGAAGTAACTCTGGAACATCTCGTCAGGCTTGCTGAAGCAGGCGACGAAAAGGTTGTGGAAGTTATCGAAGAAGTAGGGAAAAATTTAGTTACGGGACTTAATAATATTATCAACACATTTAATCCGGAACAAATCATCTTAGGCAACCGAGTGGCTGCCCTGCAAAAGTGGCTGAAGGAACCTTTAAAAAAGCATGTTGGCGAGTATGCACTTGCCACACATAAAAAAGATTTACAGCTTCATTTTTCAAAACTTGAAAAGCGCTCTGCAGCCCTTGGTGTAGCTGCTTTTGCGGCCGAGAATTTCCTTTCCGTGAACCTGGAAGAAAATTAATCCAGCCGCTATCAGGTTAACCATTCAGCACCTTTATTTGTTTTCCTGTTTATGTAAGCGTTGACACTGGTTTTACAACTTGATTATTAGACATTGTTAAAGATAATGGTTTATTTTGTAAGTTATGTTGATTTTAGATAAAAGCGCAAGACTGTCTCTTCCTCTTCTAGATTAGCTCCGCAGATTATACGTCGAGACAAATCGACGTATTTCCGGTGGAGCGATGCTCTTGCCGGTCGGGAATAGCAACGAGCAAAGCATCATGAAATACTGCGAGTTGTCTCGACGCATATTGCCCCAGAGCAATACTGGCAGAGGAAGAGACATAGTCTCAGCCCAAGAAGGCTGAGGCAATGCCCGAGGCAAGCGAGCGCTTTTTAGCGAAAATCAACAACAGAATTTAACAAAGCGGATCTATAATTAATACTCAATGAAACTTTCAGACAAAGGTGGATGTTAACAATGACAACAATTCAAAACCCTATATTAACAGGCTTCAACCCTGACCCAAGCATTTGCCGTGCCGGCGAAGATTACTATATTGCTGTTTCTACTTTTGAGTGGTTCCCTGGCGTGGGTATCTACCATTCTAAAGATTTGAAAAACTGGAAGCTCGTATCACGCCCGCTGAACCGCCTCAGCCAGCTTAATATGCTGGGAAATCCGGATTCCGGCGGCATCTGGGCCCCTGCCCTCTCCTACAGTGACGGAAAATTCTGGCTCATCTATACAGATGTAAAAGTGACAGAAGGCCAATGGAAGGACAGCCATAACTATTTAGTTACATGCGATACGATTGATGGCGAATGGTCTGAACCTATCCGCCTGAACAGCTCAGGTTTCGACCCTTCCCTTTTCCATGATGATGACGGGAAAAAATATCTCGTTAATATGGTATGGGATCACCGTATTTCCCACCATAACTTCTACGGAATTGTCCTTCAGGAGTACAGTGTGGAAGAACAGAAGCTTGTGGGTAAAAAAGAGATTATTTTTAAAGGTACAGATGTGATGCTTACGGAAGCTCCTCATTTATATAAATTAAATGGCTATTATTATCTGTTAACTGCCGAGGGCGGTACTAAATATGACCACCAGGCGACAATCGCCCGTTCGAAAGACCTGCGTGGGCCATATGAAGTACATCCGGAAAATCCGTTAATTACGTCTTTCCCTTATCCAAGGAACCCGCTTCAAAAAGCCGGACACGCTTCCATCGTGCAGACTCACACAGACGAATGGTTCCTTGTTCACTTAACAGGAAGACCGCTGCCTCAGGAAAACAAGCCGCTTCTTGACCCTAGAGGATACTGCCCATTAGGACGTGAAACAGCAATCCAGCGCCTGGAGTGGAAAGAAGACTGGCCGTATGTTGTCGGCGGCAACCAGCCATCATGGGAGATCGAAGGACCGGCAATTGAGGAAGTAAAATGGGAAGAGGCCCCTGCGGTGCAGGATGACTTCAATGGAGACGAGCTAAGCTTGCATTTCCAGACACTGCGTATACCTCTCGGGGAAGAAACAGTGTCCTTAAAGAATAATCCAGGCCACCTTCGTCTGTACGGAAAAGAATCTTTAACGTCCAAGCACACTCAGGCATTTGTAGCAAGACGCTGGCAGCACTTTAACTTCACAGCGGAAACAAAGGTAGCATTCCAGCCGGAATCTTTCCAGCAGGCAGCCGGGCTTGTAAACTATTACAACACGCAAAACTGGACAGCCCTCCAGGTAACATGGCACGAAGATAAAGGCAGAATCCTCGACATCATGACATGCGACAATTTCTCCTTTGACCAGCCATTAAAGGGCAATGAAATCGAGATTCCGGAAGATGTGGAATATGTCTACCTGAAAGTAGATGTAAAAACAAATATCTACCGCTACTCCTACTCTTTTGACGGAAGCAGCTGGACGGAAATCCCGGTTGATTTCCATTCTTATAAGCTGTCAGATGACTATATCCAGGGCGGCGGATTCTTCACAGGCGCATTCGTGGGCATGCAATGCCAGGATACGTCAGGTGAAAACCTCCCTGCTGATTTTGATTATTTCGTATACAAAGAAGAAAAATAAGATAAAGTGAACCTTCAATCCGTGGGGTTTTGTTCATCCCCTACGGATTGTTAGTTGAACCAATCGGGATGTTAGCGTCTGTGATCTCCCGCCCAAACAACACGGGTTCAACTCATGTTTTGAGGTGGGAGTTTTACGGACGGTTTCCTCGGGATAAATTTAAAAGCAGGAGCCATTTCTGATAATGGCTCCTGCTTTTCATTATTAATAATTATCTTCCTTGAGTATGCCCGTGAGCATTCCCGTTGTTTCCGTTATTTCCGCCGCCATTGTTTCTTTGCAGCACTTTCAGGCCTTGTCCCATGTCAGAAGCGAGGATGTAGTTCCTGTCCACGAATACTCCCCACACATCTGCCTGTTCAGGAGTGTACTGGCCGGTTTGTACCGGGTTCGACGGGTCGGAAATATCAACCATTACGACACCACCTGCATAGTAGCTCAAGTAGAGCGTGTTTCCGCGAACTTTTGGATCGTGAACCGTATTTGCAAACGTTGCTCCATCTTCCACCTGGAACGTTAAGTCTGTTTTAAATTCACTGAGAAGCTCAGGGTTGGACTTATCGCTGATGTCAAAAATACGAGTGTAACCGTAAGCAGATTCGAATCCTTCCCTCACCGGGTTCGAAACTTCTCTTGTTTCAATAAGAATGTTTCCGCCTTTTGCAAGCGCAGCGGAGTGTGCAGCACCCTGCTGGTCTGAAGCATAATCAGTACGGGAGATATACTCAGGGTTCTCCGGATCTGTAATATCAAAGATGAGCGTACCAAGATCCCACATGGAAACATAAGCATACTGTCCATTATTGTCAGTGATCACACTGTGGTTGAACACTGCTCTTGTTTTCCCATGCTCGTCCACCCAGTTATACCCGTTGAAATCCTCAGGTACTTCCGGAAGCGATCTTGGGTCGAATTCCCATAATGTTTCCGGCTCTGCTGGATTTGATACATCCACAATAGCGAAGTCCATTCTTCTCTCTTCTTCAGCTACAGCGTCAATTGTCGTGCTGTAATAATCAGCGTACGGATTAGAAGTAAGCAGCAATGCCCTGTTGCCTTGTGTAGTCAAATACAGTTCGTGAGTACCGCGCGTATCTTCATAAGTTTCCCAGAAACCAAGCTTTTCCGGATTATATGGATCTGTCACATCATAAAGCAGAGTTCCGCCGGAAGTGTCTGCATTTCTGTCCAGCTGCTGCACACTTACCACAGCCAGATCCCCTTTAAAGTGAGGCGTGTTAACGCTTTTCACGATAACTTTTTCATGCCATGTACCATCAACATCATCATGTGCAAATACAGCTACCTCTTCCGGGTTTTCCGGATCCTGCATGTCAAAAACCCTTACTCCGCCGTCAGCACCGTTGGCAGTATGTGTTCCCACGTATGCGAATCCCTTATGCGCGTATACGTCTGCAGCGTTATTTTGCCTGCCATCCAGCTCACTAAGCTGAAGGGATGCAGCTTCCCGCAGGTTTGAAAACTGATTTGTCCCGCCTATGTATGGGTCACTCAAATTAGGGAGCTCCTCATTGCTGAATACATATCTCTCGCCTTTCTGGGCGGAAGACTCATCCAGAGCGTCATGAGCAAAACCTGTCGGGGCAAATGTTCCTAATGCAAGTACTCCTACGAGTGTACCTTTTACAAACAATCCTCTTTTTTTCTTCACCAAATCCCTCCAAATATTAAGAATATTAAAACTTTATCCAATTTTAGTAAAAAAACCATGACTCACTCAAGTGTCGAAAGTGGTAAACTTCCCCCATCGAATTGTAACAGTGTATTTCCTAATATTTCCTTAAAGTGTGGTTAATTTGTCTTCCGCTTTTTATATTTGAGGGTTTGTATTAACGGGCGATGGTCTCCATAAAGGGGATTACCGCTTATGAGAGGAGGTTTGTTTTGGAGTTTCAATATTCAGGACTGTTCAGATCATCAATGGGACTATTCTTGATATCTGCTAGGCTTTTTCCGAGTCGTGCCTGGAAAACAACGTTACCTTTCTCTGGCGTTTCCCCGGAGTTCGGGCACGTTGGACCCTCCAGCGTTACCTTTCTCCGGAGTTTCCCCGGAGTTTGGGCATGATGGGCGTTCCAGCGTTACCTTTCTCCGAAGTTTCCCCGGAGTTCGGGCATGTTGGAC
Protein-coding regions in this window:
- a CDS encoding LVIVD repeat-containing protein, translating into MFVKGTLVGVLALGTFAPTGFAHDALDESSAQKGERYVFSNEELPNLSDPYIGGTNQFSNLREAASLQLSELDGRQNNAADVYAHKGFAYVGTHTANGADGGVRVFDMQDPENPEEVAVFAHDDVDGTWHEKVIVKSVNTPHFKGDLAVVSVQQLDRNADTSGGTLLYDVTDPYNPEKLGFWETYEDTRGTHELYLTTQGNRALLLTSNPYADYYSTTIDAVAEEERRMDFAIVDVSNPAEPETLWEFDPRSLPEVPEDFNGYNWVDEHGKTRAVFNHSVITDNNGQYAYVSMWDLGTLIFDITDPENPEYISRTDYASDQQGAAHSAALAKGGNILIETREVSNPVREGFESAYGYTRIFDISDKSNPELLSEFKTDLTFQVEDGATFANTVHDPKVRGNTLYLSYYAGGVVMVDISDPSNPVQTGQYTPEQADVWGVFVDRNYILASDMGQGLKVLQRNNGGGNNGNNGNAHGHTQGR
- a CDS encoding glycoside hydrolase family 43 protein; translation: MTTIQNPILTGFNPDPSICRAGEDYYIAVSTFEWFPGVGIYHSKDLKNWKLVSRPLNRLSQLNMLGNPDSGGIWAPALSYSDGKFWLIYTDVKVTEGQWKDSHNYLVTCDTIDGEWSEPIRLNSSGFDPSLFHDDDGKKYLVNMVWDHRISHHNFYGIVLQEYSVEEQKLVGKKEIIFKGTDVMLTEAPHLYKLNGYYYLLTAEGGTKYDHQATIARSKDLRGPYEVHPENPLITSFPYPRNPLQKAGHASIVQTHTDEWFLVHLTGRPLPQENKPLLDPRGYCPLGRETAIQRLEWKEDWPYVVGGNQPSWEIEGPAIEEVKWEEAPAVQDDFNGDELSLHFQTLRIPLGEETVSLKNNPGHLRLYGKESLTSKHTQAFVARRWQHFNFTAETKVAFQPESFQQAAGLVNYYNTQNWTALQVTWHEDKGRILDIMTCDNFSFDQPLKGNEIEIPEDVEYVYLKVDVKTNIYRYSYSFDGSSWTEIPVDFHSYKLSDDYIQGGGFFTGAFVGMQCQDTSGENLPADFDYFVYKEEK